The following are encoded together in the Gammaproteobacteria bacterium genome:
- a CDS encoding penicillin-binding protein activator — translation MSPLKFISIIAAAIVSLGWLISCAPQPSKPTTPPEQLRAEQLAAQGELVAAAEIYWGQAALAKGPVARELQLRAVETLLTPATREAAGSYLNRLPAEGWDGALLVRRRIAEARLALLYGNPDEALAILPESLDTLAPESAANLAGVRAEAYLQKGMTLEGLALLVERHRMPLNEAQRRSNDATIWGTLTDAGPSELNQWYLGTDNAQVAGWVALALIHKQPAPDKETLAQRIDRWNQSYPGHPAAPEYTLRVLDEWGRLSFRPASIAVLLPFSGRYAAAAAAIMAGTLTAYYDDAGVDTPTKVLRIYDTGDKPERVPAIYRQAVSDGADAVIGPLDKKGVSALSDSGELPVVALSLNYLEADREAPSNLYQFGLLPEDEARQTAERISIDGNLNTIVFVPAGRWGGRLRDSFQSRFEELGGRVLAVETYDPAQPDFAAQIQHALLIDQSRQRHRTLQANLRRNVAFEPRRRQDVDSILIVASPRQARLLNPQFRFHFTGDLPVYATSNVYGAAANNADLDLNGIMFADMPLTISDDEQARSLRNSLEETSPDLVRKYPRLVGLGFDAYDVLPSLRWLADRPHERFQGVTGSLSLDARQRIYRQLSWARFEAGAPVLMAPRTEPAAPVTSETENP, via the coding sequence TTGAGTCCCCTGAAGTTTATCAGCATCATCGCGGCCGCGATCGTTTCGCTCGGATGGCTCATCTCCTGCGCGCCGCAACCGAGCAAGCCAACCACCCCCCCGGAGCAGTTGCGGGCCGAGCAGCTCGCTGCACAGGGAGAACTCGTCGCCGCGGCCGAAATCTACTGGGGACAGGCAGCACTCGCGAAGGGCCCAGTGGCGCGTGAACTGCAGTTGCGTGCGGTGGAAACCCTACTGACCCCCGCAACCCGGGAGGCGGCAGGCTCCTACCTGAATCGGCTCCCCGCTGAAGGTTGGGACGGGGCCCTTCTCGTGCGCCGCAGGATCGCCGAGGCAAGACTGGCCCTGTTGTACGGAAATCCGGACGAGGCACTGGCCATCCTGCCGGAATCGCTTGACACGCTGGCGCCAGAATCGGCTGCGAACCTGGCCGGCGTACGTGCCGAAGCCTATCTCCAAAAGGGGATGACACTGGAAGGTCTCGCGCTGCTGGTTGAGCGCCACAGGATGCCTCTCAACGAGGCGCAACGGCGCTCGAACGACGCGACGATCTGGGGGACCCTCACGGACGCTGGTCCCAGCGAGCTGAACCAGTGGTACCTCGGCACCGACAACGCCCAGGTCGCGGGCTGGGTCGCGCTGGCGCTGATACACAAGCAGCCGGCACCGGACAAGGAGACACTCGCGCAGCGCATCGACCGGTGGAACCAGAGCTACCCAGGGCACCCGGCCGCTCCCGAGTACACCCTGCGTGTCCTTGACGAGTGGGGACGCCTCAGTTTCCGGCCGGCCTCGATCGCCGTGCTGCTGCCCTTTAGCGGTCGGTACGCAGCGGCGGCGGCCGCCATCATGGCCGGGACGCTGACCGCGTACTACGACGACGCGGGTGTCGACACCCCGACAAAGGTGTTGAGAATCTACGACACAGGGGACAAGCCGGAAAGGGTTCCCGCGATCTATCGCCAGGCGGTGAGCGACGGGGCCGATGCCGTCATCGGCCCCCTGGACAAAAAAGGGGTATCCGCGCTGTCGGATTCGGGCGAGCTTCCGGTCGTCGCACTGAGTCTGAACTACCTGGAAGCGGATCGGGAAGCGCCCTCGAACCTCTATCAGTTCGGGCTTCTCCCCGAGGATGAGGCGCGCCAGACCGCGGAACGCATCTCGATTGACGGCAATCTGAATACCATCGTCTTCGTCCCTGCGGGGCGCTGGGGAGGGCGGTTACGAGACAGCTTCCAGTCCCGGTTCGAGGAACTCGGTGGACGCGTCCTGGCGGTGGAAACCTATGACCCGGCACAGCCCGATTTCGCCGCACAGATCCAGCATGCCCTGCTGATCGATCAGAGCAGGCAGCGCCACCGGACCCTGCAGGCGAACCTGCGCCGCAACGTCGCGTTCGAGCCTCGCCGGAGACAAGACGTGGATTCCATCCTGATTGTCGCATCCCCCCGCCAGGCACGTCTGCTGAATCCCCAGTTCCGATTCCACTTCACCGGCGACCTGCCCGTCTATGCGACGTCAAACGTCTATGGCGCGGCCGCGAACAACGCGGATCTGGATCTGAACGGCATCATGTTCGCCGACATGCCACTCACCATCAGTGATGACGAACAGGCCCGGTCGCTGCGCAACAGTCTGGAGGAGACCAGTCCGGACCTGGTGCGCAAGTATCCGCGACTGGTCGGGTTGGGCTTCGATGCCTACGATGTACTGCCTTCCCTGCGATGGCTGGCCGACCGGCCCCATGAAAGGTTTCAGGGGGTCACCGGATCGCTGTCCCTGGACGCCCGCCAGCGAATCTACCGGCAACTCAGTTGGGCTCGGTTCGAGGCGGGCGCACCGGTGTTGATGGCACCGCGCACCGAACCGGCGGCTCCCGTCACCAGCGAAACCGAGAATCCGTGA
- a CDS encoding YraN family protein, with protein sequence MRPHLKAGAQAEQWACAYLQRRGLKLLERNYRCRMGEIDIVMRDVETVVFVEVRYRSNPVFGGALASIDARKQSRILAAASHYVQRHKLECPTRVDVVGVRDRNRIDWLSNAIESAW encoded by the coding sequence GTGAGGCCACATCTCAAGGCAGGCGCGCAGGCCGAACAATGGGCCTGCGCGTATCTGCAGCGACGTGGCCTGAAACTGCTGGAACGGAACTACCGGTGCCGGATGGGCGAGATCGACATCGTCATGCGGGACGTCGAAACAGTGGTCTTCGTCGAGGTGAGATACCGCAGCAATCCCGTTTTCGGGGGCGCCCTGGCCAGTATCGACGCCCGGAAACAATCCCGGATCCTTGCGGCCGCATCTCACTACGTGCAGCGCCATAAACTAGAGTGCCCCACCCGTGTCGATGTGGTTGGAGTCCGTGACCGCAACCGGATAGACTGGCTTAGCAATGCAATCGAGTCGGCCTGGTAG
- the rsmI gene encoding 16S rRNA (cytidine(1402)-2'-O)-methyltransferase, with product MQTGILYVVATPIGNLSDITERAVRVLAAADIVAAEDTRHSKPLLRRCGARARLVSLHDHNERDRTPGLIGALREGASVALISDAGTPLISDPGFRLVAAAWDAELRVCPIPGPSAFVAALSVAGVPTDRFAFEGFPPPRTAARRKWFDRLAREERTMVFYESPRRLCECIEDMRDSFGDGRTAVIARELTKTFETVRRGRLDELAHWVAADADRQRGEIVIVLAGAEVAPSEALNIEVREIVGVLLRHLPVRDAVRAAVELTGLPRNSLYAIAVRMKTEDENGSAP from the coding sequence ATCCAGACAGGCATTCTCTATGTGGTCGCCACGCCCATCGGAAACCTGTCCGACATCACCGAGCGGGCGGTGAGGGTGCTCGCCGCCGCGGATATCGTTGCCGCGGAGGACACGCGGCACAGCAAACCCCTGCTGAGGCGTTGCGGCGCGCGGGCGCGGCTCGTCAGCCTCCACGACCACAACGAACGCGACCGGACCCCCGGCCTGATCGGCGCACTTCGGGAAGGGGCATCGGTGGCGTTGATCTCGGACGCCGGTACTCCCCTGATCAGCGATCCCGGCTTCCGCCTGGTCGCGGCCGCCTGGGACGCGGAACTCCGTGTCTGTCCGATCCCCGGCCCGAGCGCATTCGTCGCCGCCCTGAGTGTCGCGGGTGTGCCGACGGACCGGTTCGCGTTCGAAGGTTTTCCGCCGCCGCGAACGGCGGCCCGCCGCAAGTGGTTCGATCGCCTGGCGCGCGAGGAGCGCACGATGGTCTTCTACGAATCGCCACGGCGCCTGTGCGAGTGCATCGAGGACATGCGCGATAGCTTCGGAGACGGGCGGACGGCAGTGATCGCGCGCGAACTTACCAAGACCTTCGAGACAGTGAGGCGCGGCCGGCTCGACGAGCTCGCCCACTGGGTCGCGGCGGACGCCGATCGGCAGCGGGGCGAGATCGTCATCGTCCTGGCGGGTGCCGAGGTCGCCCCGAGCGAGGCGTTGAACATCGAGGTGCGTGAAATCGTCGGCGTGTTGCTGCGCCATCTGCCGGTGCGTGACGCGGTCAGGGCTGCGGTCGAGCTGACGGGTCTGCCCCGCAATTCGCTGTATGCCATCGCAGTCCGTATGAAAACGGAGGATGAAAACGGAAGCGCCCCCTGA
- a CDS encoding phosphoheptose isomerase has translation MNDSARVLEIFAESIETKQAAGSELSATVAEGAGMVVECLLGGHKILSCGNGGSAGDAQHFSSEMLNRFERDRPGLPAVALTTDSSTLSSIANDYTWDLVFSKQIEALGQPGDLLLAITTSGNSANVLKAAMAAHGRNMRVIALTGRDGGALVELLRPDDLEIRIPADSTARIQEVHLLIIHCLCDLVDRHLLGE, from the coding sequence ATGAACGATTCGGCGCGCGTGCTCGAGATCTTTGCCGAAAGTATCGAGACCAAGCAGGCGGCGGGATCCGAACTCTCCGCCACCGTCGCTGAGGGTGCCGGCATGGTCGTCGAGTGCCTGCTCGGCGGGCACAAGATTCTGAGCTGTGGCAATGGCGGTTCGGCAGGGGACGCGCAGCACTTTTCCTCCGAGATGCTCAACCGCTTCGAGCGCGATCGTCCTGGACTTCCAGCCGTCGCGCTGACCACGGACTCGTCGACACTCTCCTCGATCGCCAACGACTACACTTGGGACCTGGTGTTTTCCAAACAGATCGAGGCTCTGGGTCAACCCGGAGACCTGTTGCTCGCCATCACCACGAGCGGCAATTCCGCCAATGTACTGAAGGCGGCGATGGCAGCGCATGGTCGAAATATGCGCGTCATCGCCTTGACCGGTCGCGACGGCGGGGCGCTGGTGGAGCTGCTGAGACCTGACGATCTGGAAATCCGGATTCCCGCCGACTCCACCGCCCGCATTCAGGAGGTCCACCTCCTGATCATTCACTGCCTCTGCGATCTGGTCGACCGGCACCTGCTCGGCGAGTGA